In Streptomyces dangxiongensis, one DNA window encodes the following:
- a CDS encoding nucleotide-binding protein: MPRLPEGFEPQAAGQPQPAVPQESPGASPVVEPETDNGDLESGATMRFSAVALKRQMAEIADRTAATGEPGGSDGGESTESAIPSGDGGGDAQAASAGTANTEAGTDGAAPDAAATPGGLAEGGERHAEESGDGAGAREDAAADTAVPVPVSEGPSPSGDGAEREDDQEGAEDTRTPGASETAVAGKGAVENAAAEQGTAEAVQPGGQEDTADADARSGAPEDSADAAQSHAPRDTVSGDGGSDDAAQWTGVPHSEAPHAEAPQGDSPRPDAPQTDAAPPNAQVTGAAQPGVQQFGGHGVQQPGGYGFPQPNPTGTGPRQPGAAQPGGQGVPQPGGYGFPQPNAAGTGAPQTGTPQAGAFQPGAGGPQPGIPQPGVPQSGPGTPNPAAPPAPPAPQGAQPGWPSQPAPHAPSAPSAPSAPQGGLPPLPPSYQPAAPAAAAQWPAQPVPQQAPPQQPGPMPGRQPQPQPPAAQGFVGVPGQQPPFQPQAPQPSPAAWNQQNQAGQADQPGAPAAPAPSPQAAPNGPTPASGYGFPQPGAPNPPAQPGGYGFPQPPAPQPNPNAPTPPSGYGFPQGAPTPQPQPQAGGYGFPQPPQNPGFAPGSDAPQAPQAPVDPRSGAAWPQAVQHDQRQPTNAGAAPLGYTAAVELSADRLLNNKRQKAKSGRPTAATSRFKLGGKKEEAERQRKLELIRTPVMSCYRIAVISLKGGVGKTTTTTALGSTLATERQDKILAIDANPDAGTLGRRVRRETGATIRDLVQAIPYLNSYMDIRRFTSQAPSGLEIIANDVDPAVSTTFNDEDYRRAIDVLGRQYPVILTDSGTGLLYSAMRGVLDLADQLIIISTPSVDGASSASTTLDWLSAHGYADLVSRALTVISGVRETGKMIKVEDIVAHFETRTRAVVVVPFDEHLAAGAEVDLDMMRPRTREAYFNLAALVAEDFTRHQQAHGLWTSDGNPPPVAAPPMPGLGQPYGPGQPYPQGQGQPYPQGQPPYPQGQQPPYPQGPGQPYAPAQQPYPPQPYPAQPGYPQPGHPQPQPQPGQQPPQAPPAPPQH, translated from the coding sequence ATGCCGCGGCTGCCCGAGGGCTTCGAGCCGCAGGCAGCCGGGCAGCCGCAGCCGGCCGTCCCGCAGGAATCACCGGGGGCCTCCCCCGTGGTCGAGCCGGAGACGGACAACGGTGACCTGGAGAGCGGGGCGACCATGCGGTTCTCCGCCGTCGCCCTGAAGCGTCAGATGGCCGAGATCGCCGACCGCACGGCAGCCACCGGGGAACCGGGCGGATCCGACGGCGGGGAATCCACGGAGAGCGCGATTCCCTCCGGGGACGGCGGCGGGGACGCCCAGGCCGCGAGCGCCGGTACCGCGAACACCGAGGCCGGTACGGACGGGGCCGCGCCGGACGCCGCCGCAACGCCGGGTGGTCTCGCCGAGGGTGGCGAGCGGCACGCCGAGGAGTCCGGTGACGGCGCGGGCGCACGGGAGGACGCGGCGGCGGACACCGCCGTCCCCGTCCCCGTCTCGGAGGGCCCCTCGCCCTCCGGGGACGGGGCAGAGCGCGAAGACGATCAGGAAGGTGCCGAGGACACGAGGACACCGGGTGCGTCGGAGACGGCCGTCGCGGGCAAAGGTGCGGTGGAGAACGCCGCCGCGGAGCAGGGCACGGCCGAGGCCGTACAGCCCGGCGGGCAGGAGGACACCGCCGACGCCGACGCCCGGTCCGGGGCGCCCGAGGACTCCGCCGACGCCGCGCAGTCCCACGCACCGAGGGACACCGTTTCCGGTGACGGTGGCTCAGATGATGCCGCCCAGTGGACCGGTGTGCCGCACTCGGAGGCCCCGCACGCGGAGGCTCCTCAGGGCGACTCGCCGCGGCCTGACGCACCGCAGACCGACGCCGCCCCGCCCAACGCTCAAGTGACCGGCGCCGCGCAGCCCGGTGTCCAGCAGTTCGGCGGCCACGGCGTCCAGCAGCCCGGCGGATACGGCTTCCCCCAGCCCAACCCGACCGGGACCGGCCCCCGACAGCCCGGCGCCGCACAACCGGGCGGCCAAGGCGTTCCGCAGCCCGGCGGATACGGCTTCCCGCAGCCCAACGCGGCCGGAACCGGTGCCCCGCAGACCGGCACCCCGCAGGCCGGTGCGTTCCAGCCCGGCGCGGGCGGCCCTCAGCCTGGCATCCCGCAGCCTGGTGTGCCGCAGTCCGGCCCCGGCACCCCGAATCCCGCGGCGCCCCCCGCTCCCCCGGCCCCTCAAGGTGCGCAGCCCGGCTGGCCCTCACAGCCCGCACCGCATGCGCCGTCCGCACCGAGCGCGCCGTCCGCGCCTCAGGGCGGGCTGCCCCCGTTGCCGCCCTCGTATCAGCCCGCCGCCCCCGCTGCCGCGGCCCAGTGGCCGGCGCAGCCCGTGCCGCAGCAGGCTCCTCCTCAGCAACCCGGCCCGATGCCCGGCCGGCAGCCCCAGCCGCAGCCGCCGGCCGCGCAGGGTTTTGTCGGCGTGCCCGGTCAGCAGCCGCCGTTCCAGCCGCAGGCCCCACAACCCTCGCCCGCCGCATGGAACCAGCAGAACCAGGCCGGCCAGGCCGACCAGCCAGGCGCGCCCGCCGCACCGGCGCCGTCCCCGCAGGCGGCTCCCAACGGTCCCACGCCGGCGAGCGGATACGGCTTCCCCCAGCCCGGCGCCCCCAACCCCCCGGCTCAGCCCGGCGGTTACGGCTTCCCCCAGCCCCCGGCGCCCCAGCCGAACCCCAACGCCCCCACCCCGCCGAGCGGATACGGCTTCCCCCAGGGAGCCCCCACCCCCCAGCCCCAGCCCCAAGCCGGTGGTTACGGATTCCCCCAGCCCCCGCAGAACCCGGGCTTCGCCCCGGGGTCCGACGCGCCGCAGGCCCCCCAGGCCCCGGTCGATCCTCGTTCCGGTGCCGCGTGGCCGCAGGCCGTTCAGCATGACCAGCGGCAGCCGACCAACGCCGGTGCGGCGCCGCTCGGTTACACCGCTGCCGTGGAGCTGTCCGCGGACCGGCTGCTCAACAACAAGCGGCAGAAGGCGAAGAGCGGCCGGCCCACGGCGGCCACCTCACGGTTCAAGCTGGGCGGGAAGAAGGAGGAGGCCGAGCGGCAGCGGAAGCTGGAGCTGATCCGTACGCCGGTGATGTCGTGCTACCGGATCGCGGTCATCAGTCTCAAGGGCGGCGTCGGCAAGACGACCACGACGACCGCGCTCGGCTCGACCCTGGCCACCGAACGGCAGGACAAGATACTCGCCATCGACGCGAACCCGGACGCCGGCACGCTCGGGCGGCGGGTGCGGCGCGAGACGGGGGCGACCATCCGTGACCTCGTCCAGGCGATCCCGTACCTGAACTCGTACATGGACATCCGCCGGTTCACCTCGCAGGCGCCCTCCGGTCTGGAGATCATCGCCAACGACGTGGACCCCGCCGTCTCGACCACGTTCAACGACGAGGACTACCGGCGCGCGATAGACGTACTCGGGCGGCAGTACCCGGTCATCCTGACCGACTCGGGCACGGGCCTGCTGTACAGCGCCATGCGCGGGGTGCTCGACCTCGCCGACCAGCTGATCATCATCTCGACACCGTCCGTGGACGGGGCGAGCAGCGCCAGTACGACGCTGGACTGGCTGTCCGCGCACGGGTACGCCGACCTGGTCTCCCGTGCCCTCACCGTGATCTCCGGGGTCCGCGAGACCGGCAAGATGATCAAGGTCGAGGACATCGTGGCGCATTTCGAGACGCGGACGCGTGCCGTCGTGGTCGTGCCCTTCGACGAGCATCTGGCCGCGGGCGCCGAGGTCGACCTCGACATGATGCGCCCACGGACACGCGAGGCGTACTTCAACCTCGCCGCGCTGGTCGCCGAGGACTTCACCCGCCACCAGCAGGCGCACGGACTGTGGACGAGTGACGGCAACCCGCCGCCGGTGGCCGCTCCGCCCATGCCGGGCCTGGGCCAGCCGTACGGCCCCGGCCAGCCGTACCCGCAGGGACAGGGGCAGCCGTACCCGCAGGGACAGCCGCCCTACCCGCAGGGGCAGCAGCCGCCGTACCCGCAGGGCCCCGGACAGCCGTACGCCCCGGCGCAGCAGCCGTACCCGCCGCAGCCGTATCCGGCGCAGCCCGGCTATCCGCAGCCCGGCCACCCCCAGCCGCAGCCGCAGCCGGGGCAGCAGCCGCCGCAGGCTCCCCCGGCCCCGCCCCAGCATTAG
- the rbfA gene encoding 30S ribosome-binding factor RbfA — protein sequence MADNARAKRLADLIREVVAQKLQRGIKDPRLGSHVTITDTRVTGDLREATVFYTVYGDEEERAAAAAGLESAKGVLRSEVGRAAQVKFTPTLTFVADALPDTAKTIEDLLDRARQSDQQVRDVATGASYAAGADPYRKPADDDDTDGDAAE from the coding sequence GTGGCCGACAACGCGCGGGCGAAAAGGCTGGCGGACCTCATCCGGGAGGTGGTGGCCCAGAAGCTTCAGCGCGGGATCAAGGACCCGCGGCTCGGCTCGCACGTCACCATCACGGACACCCGGGTCACGGGTGACCTGCGGGAGGCGACCGTCTTCTACACGGTCTACGGTGACGAGGAGGAGCGGGCCGCCGCCGCCGCGGGCCTGGAGAGCGCCAAGGGCGTCCTGCGCTCCGAGGTGGGCCGCGCGGCCCAGGTGAAGTTCACGCCCACCCTGACCTTCGTCGCCGACGCCCTGCCGGACACCGCCAAGACCATCGAGGACCTCCTCGACCGGGCCCGGCAGTCCGACCAGCAGGTGCGCGACGTGGCCACGGGCGCCTCGTACGCCGCCGGCGCGGACCCCTACCGCAAGCCGGCCGACGACGACGACACGGACGGCGACGCCGCGGAATGA
- a CDS encoding trypsin-like peptidase domain-containing protein gives MTERGPRTAGGRRDHGDEPARGAQAAQAASSDERGGEERDAAGGRGAAGSGRGRCEADVDGTGGDGAGAIAGDGAGRADAALVRVHDPAGRPHGLGFLVDHEGTLLTSHECVDGLSRLVLHAADRTCVVTSDAVTPLPALDLALVHTEGLGVDPLPLTVRERIDAGTYVRIVAGCWREARVLAATPVTYTATDGVHLLDDALELAIGTAGRDALRLGGGAAGGPVLDARTGAVVGVLGTALHTDRRDAGFAVPLRPAADAALAGLLERNAATVPAYGADLNLAGILQVTETSVGQDGPPGALTGHMDAVEPVERADVVRELAAFTGADRPVLGLVGAPGSGRTTELAALAARRARGDLAAPTVWSRGGDLAEGDGSSAGAALRTGGAPAAPTLRSHGGDRSASDGAGVEVAGGAGGGLYAPMLWLRGGDRSESDGSGAGAAERMGRRLPAPTLRSHGADRSEGDGSVADRAGRAGGGLSAPTVWLRGADLIEGDSSVADAAARTVERAARIVAASLGVQPEDLGDLTPERLARLAARAGRPLLLLLDGPEEMPPVLAHRLPEWTRGTTDWLRATGARLVVACREEYWERAGTYFPADLLHTPATHAPPRPATDAPPPAPAVRVVSPSAVPMVDAPLPAPVSQAVAPPAVPTADARPSAPAAHAVPPAACPDRALLAAPVLTPSTPAAPLPAPGDHAVSPPNAPTPGARPSASALVHTAPAPATAPASSGPITPEVLLLAEAPSEAPPPASPTPTPPDASSQPFASPEASPHTPARPEASPPASATSSTSPLTPATSPAPPSPLAGPVPGTAPLPLPPCLRLGDLDVGEARRARVRYGVAEGVLAERDAAHPLALRLVSEVGAAVPDAQVAGPVERHDVFTAYLDVICLRVAVRLAAAAGLRGTAVRRLAARVAGQVHEAARRSLGPGQGELDREAFETVFPWGPAPARLGGGTGWASAVLTEGLLVPAGRGYRFAHEELADWIQGVHLDLDEALRALVHRPGGRREPHPVPVPHHRAGPVVQALLHLARQHGPQELASRLGELIDALERDPGSWWAARLLARTLLGVPDATPYTETLRLLADRVVAWRRAERPVPAEFGPAFWTAVPVSGTERLDLLRRLVLADPAPPAAGDRYLDAVAGLLAAAPTVVQPLLTHWFTDERPLPATPHATVATAAQALLHTHRHGALDDLTEVLVNRADPRADELLAVLAEDEPSAVCRAVDRWVHDERPARRAAAVTSGLRAAPHVGSDADRELLRWAALALLARPADRALHGGALALLVRDPHTRDRHLPAALRHFADGDPLLPPSALVPALATHPEPVLDAFRTRLHAPDADGPQTAAVLRGLGEVTTPALARRVAVLVGEAVRLCPGTAGHVAGHVDRRLEQGPTARSVLLPLVTGLLEGGPEQVRAALATVLAAAGTPASRPLRRELLEFLLTREQDRGSAEVSPRAASS, from the coding sequence ATGACGGAACGGGGCCCGCGCACCGCGGGCGGGCGCCGGGACCACGGGGACGAGCCCGCACGCGGGGCGCAGGCGGCGCAGGCCGCAAGCTCGGACGAGCGCGGCGGAGAAGAGCGGGACGCGGCCGGTGGACGGGGAGCGGCCGGGTCCGGCCGGGGCCGCTGCGAGGCGGACGTGGACGGTACGGGGGGCGACGGCGCCGGTGCCATTGCCGGTGATGGTGCCGGCCGGGCCGATGCCGCTCTCGTCCGGGTCCACGACCCGGCCGGCCGCCCCCACGGTCTCGGCTTCCTCGTCGACCACGAGGGCACCCTGCTCACCAGCCACGAGTGCGTCGACGGCCTGTCCCGGCTGGTCCTGCACGCGGCCGACCGCACGTGCGTGGTCACTTCCGACGCCGTCACCCCGCTGCCCGCCCTCGACCTCGCCCTGGTGCACACCGAGGGCCTGGGCGTGGACCCGTTGCCGCTGACGGTGCGGGAGCGGATCGACGCCGGTACGTACGTACGGATCGTCGCCGGCTGCTGGCGTGAGGCCCGGGTGCTGGCGGCGACACCGGTGACGTACACCGCCACCGACGGCGTCCACCTCCTCGACGACGCCCTGGAGCTGGCCATCGGCACGGCCGGCCGGGACGCCCTTCGGCTCGGTGGCGGCGCGGCCGGCGGACCGGTGCTCGACGCCCGTACCGGCGCGGTCGTCGGGGTCCTCGGCACCGCCCTGCACACCGACCGGCGTGACGCGGGCTTCGCGGTCCCGCTGCGGCCCGCCGCCGACGCCGCCCTCGCCGGTCTGCTCGAGCGTAACGCGGCCACCGTGCCCGCGTACGGCGCCGACCTCAACCTCGCCGGCATCCTTCAGGTGACCGAGACGTCCGTGGGCCAGGACGGCCCTCCGGGCGCCCTCACCGGCCACATGGACGCCGTCGAACCCGTCGAACGAGCCGACGTCGTACGGGAGCTGGCCGCGTTCACCGGGGCCGACCGGCCGGTGCTGGGCCTGGTGGGCGCCCCGGGCAGCGGCCGTACAACAGAACTCGCAGCACTCGCCGCCCGCAGGGCCCGGGGTGATCTGGCCGCACCGACGGTGTGGTCACGCGGTGGCGACCTGGCGGAGGGCGACGGTTCGAGCGCGGGGGCCGCCCTCCGGACGGGGGGTGCTCCGGCTGCGCCGACGTTGCGGTCGCACGGTGGCGACCGGTCGGCGAGCGATGGTGCTGGGGTTGAGGTGGCTGGTGGGGCGGGGGGTGGTCTGTACGCGCCGATGCTCTGGTTGCGTGGTGGCGACCGGTCGGAGAGCGACGGTTCGGGGGCGGGGGCCGCCGAACGGATGGGGCGCCGCCTGCCTGCGCCGACGTTGCGGTCGCACGGTGCTGACCGTTCGGAGGGCGACGGTTCCGTGGCGGATCGAGCCGGCCGGGCCGGGGGTGGTCTGTCCGCGCCGACGGTGTGGTTGCGGGGCGCCGACCTGATCGAGGGCGACAGTTCCGTGGCGGACGCCGCCGCTCGAACCGTGGAGCGGGCCGCCCGGATCGTCGCCGCGTCCCTGGGCGTCCAGCCCGAGGACCTCGGCGACCTCACCCCCGAACGCCTGGCGCGCCTCGCCGCCCGGGCAGGCCGCCCGCTGCTCCTGCTCCTCGACGGCCCGGAGGAGATGCCGCCCGTCCTCGCCCACCGGCTGCCGGAGTGGACCCGGGGGACGACCGACTGGTTGCGCGCAACCGGGGCCCGGCTGGTGGTGGCCTGCCGCGAGGAGTACTGGGAACGCGCCGGAACGTACTTCCCGGCCGACCTGCTCCACACCCCGGCCACCCACGCGCCCCCACGGCCGGCCACGGACGCGCCGCCCCCTGCTCCGGCCGTCCGAGTGGTCTCGCCGTCCGCCGTCCCGATGGTGGACGCGCCGCTCCCTGCTCCGGTCAGCCAAGCGGTCGCGCCGCCCGCTGTCCCCACCGCAGACGCGCGACCCTCCGCTCCGGCCGCCCATGCGGTGCCGCCGGCTGCCTGCCCGGACCGGGCCCTGCTGGCGGCGCCGGTCCTCACCCCGTCCACACCCGCAGCGCCGCTGCCCGCTCCGGGCGACCATGCGGTCTCACCGCCCAACGCCCCCACCCCGGGTGCGCGGCCCTCCGCCTCGGCCCTTGTCCACACAGCTCCGGCTCCGGCTACGGCGCCTGCCTCGTCCGGCCCGATCACGCCGGAAGTGCTGCTCCTCGCCGAGGCCCCGTCGGAAGCACCGCCCCCGGCCTCGCCCACCCCGACCCCGCCGGATGCGTCGTCCCAGCCCTTCGCGTCGCCGGAGGCCTCGCCCCACACCCCGGCCCGGCCGGAGGCATCACCCCCCGCCTCAGCCACGTCCTCAACGTCGCCCCTCACCCCGGCCACGTCCCCGGCGCCGCCGAGCCCCCTGGCCGGACCCGTGCCCGGTACCGCCCCCCTACCGCTTCCGCCCTGTCTGCGGCTCGGAGACCTGGACGTCGGTGAGGCACGGCGGGCGCGGGTCCGGTACGGCGTCGCGGAGGGGGTGCTGGCCGAGCGGGACGCCGCGCATCCGCTCGCTCTGCGGCTGGTGTCCGAGGTGGGGGCCGCCGTCCCCGACGCCCAGGTCGCCGGACCCGTCGAGCGGCACGACGTCTTCACCGCCTACCTCGACGTGATCTGCCTGCGCGTCGCGGTGCGGCTCGCCGCCGCGGCCGGTCTGCGCGGTACGGCCGTACGGCGGCTCGCCGCCCGCGTGGCCGGCCAGGTGCACGAGGCCGCCCGGCGCAGTCTCGGGCCCGGGCAGGGCGAGCTGGACCGGGAGGCGTTCGAGACGGTGTTCCCCTGGGGGCCCGCCCCGGCCCGGCTGGGCGGCGGTACCGGCTGGGCCTCCGCCGTCCTCACCGAAGGCCTCCTCGTGCCGGCCGGCCGCGGCTACCGCTTCGCCCACGAGGAGCTGGCCGACTGGATCCAGGGGGTGCACCTGGACCTGGACGAGGCCCTGCGCGCCCTGGTGCACCGCCCCGGCGGCCGGCGTGAGCCGCACCCCGTCCCGGTGCCGCACCACCGCGCCGGCCCGGTCGTACAGGCTCTGCTGCACCTCGCCCGCCAGCACGGCCCCCAGGAACTGGCGTCGCGGCTCGGTGAGTTGATCGACGCCCTGGAGCGGGACCCCGGTTCCTGGTGGGCCGCCCGGCTGCTCGCCCGGACTCTGCTCGGGGTCCCGGACGCGACGCCGTACACCGAGACGCTGCGCCTGCTGGCCGACCGCGTCGTCGCCTGGCGCCGTGCCGAGCGGCCCGTGCCGGCCGAGTTCGGCCCCGCCTTCTGGACGGCCGTGCCCGTCTCCGGCACCGAGCGCCTGGACCTGCTGCGCCGGCTGGTGCTGGCGGACCCGGCGCCGCCCGCGGCCGGGGACCGGTACCTGGACGCCGTCGCCGGGCTGCTCGCCGCCGCCCCCACCGTCGTACAGCCCCTGCTGACCCACTGGTTCACCGACGAGCGCCCGCTGCCCGCGACCCCGCACGCCACCGTGGCCACCGCCGCGCAGGCACTGCTGCACACGCACCGGCACGGCGCCCTGGACGATCTCACCGAGGTGCTGGTGAACCGCGCGGACCCGCGTGCCGACGAGCTGCTCGCCGTACTCGCCGAGGACGAGCCGTCGGCGGTGTGCCGGGCCGTGGACCGCTGGGTGCACGACGAACGTCCCGCCCGCCGGGCGGCAGCGGTGACGAGCGGGCTGCGCGCGGCCCCGCACGTCGGCTCGGACGCCGACCGGGAGCTGCTGCGCTGGGCCGCCCTCGCCCTGCTCGCCCGCCCCGCCGACCGCGCCCTGCACGGCGGCGCCCTCGCCCTGCTGGTCCGCGACCCGCACACCCGCGACCGGCATCTGCCCGCCGCCCTGCGCCACTTCGCCGACGGCGACCCGCTGTTGCCGCCGAGCGCCCTTGTCCCGGCCCTGGCCACCCACCCGGAGCCGGTTCTGGATGCCTTCCGCACACGCCTGCACGCCCCGGACGCCGACGGCCCGCAGACCGCGGCGGTCCTGCGCGGCCTCGGCGAGGTGACCACGCCGGCCCTCGCCCGCCGCGTCGCCGTCCTCGTGGGGGAGGCGGTGCGGCTGTGCCCGGGAACCGCCGGACACGTCGCCGGGCACGTCGACCGCCGCCTCGAACAGGGTCCCACCGCCCGCTCGGTCCTGCTGCCTCTCGTCACCGGTCTGCTCGAGGGCGGTCCCGAGCAGGTCCGGGCGGCGCTCGCCACCGTCCTGGCCGCCGCCGGAACTCCCGCCTCCCGCCCGCTCCGCCGTGAGCTGCTGGAGTTCCTGCTCACCCGGGAACAGGACCGGGGTAGCGCCGAGGTAAGCCCAAGAGCCGCCAGTTCCTGA
- the truB gene encoding tRNA pseudouridine(55) synthase TruB has protein sequence MTQKHTTPDGLVIVDKPSGFTSHDVVAKMRGIARTRRVGHAGTLDPMATGVLVLGIERATKLLGHLALTEKEYLGTIRLGQNTLTDDAEGDITSATDASKVTRDAIDAGIARLTGDIMQVPSKVSAIKIDGVRSYKRAREGEEFEIPARPVTVSSFTVYDVRDAVAEDGTPVLDLIVSVVCSSGTYIRALARDLGAGLGVGGHLTALRRTRVGPYKLDAAKTLDQLQQELTVMPVAEAATAAFRRWDVDARRSQLLLNGVRLEMPDEYAGAGPVAVFDREGRFLALVEEHKGKAKSLAVFG, from the coding sequence ATGACCCAGAAGCACACCACGCCCGACGGCCTTGTCATCGTCGACAAGCCGTCGGGCTTCACTTCGCACGACGTGGTCGCCAAGATGCGCGGCATCGCGAGGACCCGCCGCGTCGGCCACGCCGGCACGCTCGACCCCATGGCGACCGGTGTCCTGGTCCTCGGGATCGAGCGCGCCACCAAGCTCCTCGGGCACCTCGCGCTCACCGAGAAGGAGTACCTGGGCACCATCCGCCTGGGCCAGAACACCCTCACCGACGACGCCGAGGGCGACATCACCTCCGCCACCGACGCCTCCAAGGTGACCAGGGACGCCATCGACGCCGGCATCGCCCGGCTGACCGGCGACATCATGCAGGTGCCGTCCAAGGTCAGCGCCATCAAGATCGACGGCGTACGGTCCTACAAGCGGGCCCGTGAGGGCGAGGAGTTCGAGATCCCCGCCCGGCCCGTGACCGTCTCCTCCTTCACGGTGTACGACGTCCGGGACGCCGTCGCCGAGGACGGCACGCCCGTGCTCGACCTGATCGTGTCGGTGGTCTGCTCCTCCGGCACCTACATCCGCGCCCTCGCCCGCGACCTGGGCGCCGGTCTCGGCGTGGGCGGACACCTCACCGCGCTGCGCCGGACGCGTGTCGGCCCGTACAAGCTCGACGCGGCGAAGACGCTGGACCAGCTCCAGCAGGAGCTGACCGTGATGCCGGTCGCCGAGGCCGCGACGGCGGCGTTCCGCCGCTGGGACGTCGACGCCAGGCGGTCCCAGCTCCTGCTGAACGGCGTCCGCCTGGAGATGCCCGACGAGTACGCGGGCGCCGGACCCGTGGCCGTGTTCGACCGCGAGGGCCGCTTCCTCGCGCTCGTCGAGGAACACAAGGGCAAGGCGAAGAGCCTGGCCGTCTTCGGCTGA
- a CDS encoding DUF503 domain-containing protein: MYVGTLSFDLLLGDVHSLKEKRSVVRPIVAELQRKYAVSAAEVDHMDLHRRAVIGLAVVSGDTAHVADVLDRCERLVAGRPEVELLSARRRLHGDDD, from the coding sequence ATGTACGTGGGGACTCTGTCCTTCGACCTTCTCCTCGGCGACGTCCACTCGCTGAAGGAGAAACGCTCCGTCGTCCGCCCGATCGTCGCCGAACTCCAGCGGAAGTACGCCGTGAGCGCGGCCGAGGTGGACCACATGGACCTCCACCGGCGGGCGGTCATCGGCCTGGCCGTGGTCTCCGGCGACACGGCGCACGTCGCCGACGTACTGGACCGGTGCGAACGGCTGGTCGCCGGCCGCCCCGAGGTGGAGCTGCTGTCCGCACGACGGCGCCTCCACGGCGACGACGACTGA